One Polaribacter sp. KT25b DNA segment encodes these proteins:
- the trxB gene encoding thioredoxin-disulfide reductase produces the protein MSDIVEKIKCLIIGSGPAGYTAAIYAARADMKPVMYTGMQMGGQLTTTTEVDNFPGYPAGTDGTAMMGDLQKQAERFGTEVRFGLVTKVDLSDKIGGIHKIIVDETKHIEAETIIICTGATAKYLGLESEQRLIGGGVSACATCDGFFYKGQDVVVVGAGDTAAEEATYLANICNKVTLLVRKDYMRASKAMQHRVNKTKNIEVLYNTEIDEVLGSNVVEGVRAINNKTKETTEISVTGVFIAIGHKPNSDLFKGVLDMDKTGYLLTQGKTTKTNLPGVFAAGDIQDKDYRQAVTAAGTGCMAALDAERYLGALE, from the coding sequence ATGTCAGATATAGTAGAAAAAATTAAATGTTTAATTATAGGATCTGGACCTGCAGGTTATACAGCAGCTATTTATGCAGCAAGAGCAGATATGAAACCAGTGATGTATACAGGTATGCAAATGGGAGGTCAATTAACGACAACAACAGAAGTTGATAATTTTCCAGGATATCCAGCGGGTACAGATGGTACTGCAATGATGGGAGATTTACAAAAGCAAGCAGAGCGTTTTGGTACAGAAGTCCGTTTTGGTCTGGTAACAAAAGTAGATTTAAGTGATAAAATTGGAGGAATTCATAAAATAATTGTTGATGAAACTAAACATATCGAAGCAGAAACTATAATTATCTGTACAGGTGCAACTGCCAAATATTTAGGATTAGAAAGTGAACAAAGATTAATTGGTGGAGGAGTTTCTGCTTGTGCTACTTGTGATGGTTTTTTCTATAAAGGACAAGACGTTGTGGTGGTAGGAGCAGGAGATACTGCAGCAGAAGAAGCTACGTATTTAGCAAATATTTGTAATAAAGTAACTCTTTTGGTACGTAAAGATTATATGAGAGCGTCTAAAGCAATGCAGCATAGGGTTAATAAAACTAAAAATATTGAAGTTTTATATAATACAGAAATAGATGAGGTTTTGGGTTCTAATGTTGTAGAAGGTGTAAGAGCTATTAATAATAAAACTAAAGAAACTACAGAAATTTCTGTAACAGGAGTTTTTATAGCAATTGGTCATAAACCAAATTCAGATTTATTTAAAGGTGTTTTAGATATGGATAAAACAGGGTATTTATTAACTCAAGGAAAAACTACGAAAACAAATTTGCCAGGTGTTTTTGCTGCTGGAGATATTCAAGATAAAGATTATAGACAAGCTGTAACAGCAGCTGGAACTGGTTGTATGGCGGCTTTAGATGCAGAACGTTATCTAGGTGCTTTAGAATAA
- a CDS encoding M28 family peptidase, translating into MKINYNFIAALLLIICSCSRPKEIDIDNNKLLENIKILSNDTLEGRYFSTPGNYKAQKFIIRKFKEIGLKTFSQNNYLQTFSYTFKGQKRQDVFPVKKDLTNVPDTTAIGGNILGMLKGQTNKSIVITAHFDHLGIKDGKIFNGADDNASGTAALFTIAEYFKNKPIYHNLIFAAVDAEEIGSLGAEYFLKNFNDKKNIALNINLDMIAHSDYDPELFACGLYHYPDLRKPLKRIKSDKVILLFGHDAPEDKDQSDWTFSSDHRVFHREKIPFIYFGVPDHKDYHRSTDTFATINTDFYIESVKIIIQAIENFDEYLKD; encoded by the coding sequence ATGAAAATTAACTATAATTTTATTGCAGCTTTATTGCTAATAATATGTAGTTGTAGCAGACCTAAAGAAATAGATATTGACAACAACAAATTATTAGAAAACATAAAAATACTTTCTAATGATACATTAGAAGGCAGGTACTTTTCTACTCCCGGCAACTATAAAGCTCAAAAATTTATTATTCGCAAATTTAAAGAAATTGGCTTAAAAACTTTTTCTCAAAATAATTATCTTCAAACATTTTCTTATACTTTTAAAGGTCAAAAAAGACAAGATGTTTTTCCTGTAAAAAAAGATTTAACTAATGTACCTGATACTACTGCAATTGGTGGTAATATTTTAGGAATGTTAAAAGGGCAAACAAATAAATCGATTGTAATTACTGCACATTTTGATCATTTAGGCATTAAAGACGGAAAAATTTTTAATGGTGCTGATGATAATGCTTCTGGTACAGCTGCATTATTTACAATTGCAGAATATTTTAAAAACAAACCTATTTATCATAATTTAATTTTTGCAGCAGTAGATGCAGAAGAAATTGGCTCTTTAGGTGCTGAATATTTCTTAAAAAACTTTAACGACAAGAAAAACATTGCATTAAATATTAATCTTGATATGATTGCTCATAGTGATTATGACCCTGAGTTATTTGCCTGTGGATTATACCATTATCCTGATTTAAGAAAACCTTTAAAGAGAATAAAATCTGATAAAGTAATATTATTATTTGGTCATGATGCACCTGAAGATAAAGACCAATCAGACTGGACTTTTTCTTCGGATCATAGAGTTTTTCACCGAGAAAAAATACCTTTCATTTATTTTGGTGTACCAGATCATAAAGATTATCACAGAAGTACAGATACATTTGCAACAATAAATACCGATTTTTATATAGAATCTGTAAAAATAATTATTCAGGCAATTGAAAATTTTGATGAATATTTAAAAGATTAA
- a CDS encoding two-component regulator propeller domain-containing protein, with protein MHRVLFFIGLVITLFTQQINSQNFERISNNEGFNQNTVNAIEQDKYGFLWYATPNGLIRYDGYEFKTFTTQSKGKGAISSNNITYLFNDKDGILWIGTNVGINIYVPWLERFFTVPLKYKIDVNKIDSENDGFVWISSSKELIKCKLTDINEGKFSVSDNILDKKTENIKISTFSFGLNSSIILGTNKGLKKVSYQSGFSIVNKDSFNLDEFPFFNDKEITEIIKADNIFWIGTKKGLYSSNLDSNSKYLVKKIKILNEDSEFFVNSLFKDSQNTIWIGTTGDGLYKYNPILNSFGHFKYDLNDKNSISSSQINAVYQDSFNVIWVGTAQGGINKLDLFQKPFYSYTNNPSNKLSIGDNLITSILEDNNGKIWVSSYNKKLFRSIDIVNENTIDNIKFEDLQAQLPINKNDVIRSIYQDQRNYIWFGTDKKVFVYNPIKKDFKEVQFLSENDKSPLVLVREIAQINETDIVLSGNKIVVIENPWKEIKEKRNPKIHVKSTLKIAANRVQCFLQDSNNQLWFGTDYGLLQCKYEEGEVKVIRQYQENKTGSSKISYNSVFSLLEDDQKNIWIGTFGGGLNKLTLDNDHNPIKIDYFRKNDVLPDDAIYGILPQENSNKLWISTDMGLVRFDKETNQANVFNVNDGLIQNNFRQSAYAQGKSGFMYFGGLNGLTIFNPNKIFLNKQPPKVLVTSLSINNKPIEIGEKLNDIIILKNAISETETVTVCKSQRIISFNLVAEHTSAPTKNKLAYKLDGFNKDWVEINKGKSTITYTNLAAGTYHLKVKSANGDGIWSASTKTLTLVILPLWYQTWWSYTIMIILFLAVGVWIVFYFVSNEKLKQKLIYEQLDKDKMEVINQGKFKYFTNLSHEFRTPLTLISGPLDRVIENNINPENTRFLTIIKRNTHRLLSLIDQLITFRQAEQGFLNLNYTKSTLGDFLYPTTEAFENYALEKNINFYYKISSPNEEIVIDVEKVERILFNLLSNSFKNTPAQGTISIDASIVFEENNKSIKIDVVDTGKGIPKENLDNIFERFYQLGNQEGNVSGGGVGLSFCKSLIDLFEGSISVKSIPKKETRFTVVIPSSKTEEVQIEESSVKKSFIKNWVPLQSENLEENTSKKQSKKKHSVLVVENELDIQNFLESALSNTYNITIANNGVEALEEIKKTEFSTVISDVMMPEMDGFELCKRIKENTKTCQLPVLLLTALGDNADLIKGLEFGADEYISKPFSLKHLELRLKKLIENNLKIKDYFSKNSLPPKDKKELNLSKRDLEFLEKIAEVIEKNLSNSTFGVEELSKEAGLSSAHFYRKLKQLTGQVPNVYLRNFRLQRAAELLASNSGFNVAEVMYQIGIESNSYFSTSFKKLHGVSPSEYSKRAK; from the coding sequence ATGCATAGAGTTTTATTCTTTATTGGCCTTGTAATTACACTATTTACACAGCAAATTAATTCTCAAAATTTTGAAAGAATTTCTAATAATGAAGGCTTTAATCAAAATACTGTAAATGCCATTGAACAAGATAAATATGGCTTTTTATGGTATGCAACACCTAATGGATTAATACGTTATGATGGGTATGAGTTTAAAACTTTTACCACACAATCTAAAGGAAAAGGTGCAATTTCTAGTAATAATATTACCTATTTGTTTAATGATAAAGATGGTATTCTTTGGATAGGGACTAATGTTGGTATAAACATATATGTACCTTGGTTAGAGCGTTTTTTTACTGTTCCGCTTAAATATAAAATTGATGTAAATAAAATTGATTCTGAAAATGATGGTTTTGTTTGGATTTCATCATCTAAAGAACTAATAAAATGTAAGTTAACAGATATTAACGAAGGTAAGTTCTCTGTTTCTGATAATATTCTTGATAAAAAAACAGAAAATATAAAAATTAGCACTTTCTCTTTTGGTCTGAATTCTTCTATAATTTTAGGTACAAATAAAGGATTAAAAAAAGTTAGTTATCAATCAGGATTTTCAATAGTAAATAAAGACTCTTTTAATTTAGATGAATTTCCTTTTTTTAATGATAAAGAAATTACTGAAATTATTAAAGCTGATAATATATTCTGGATTGGCACAAAAAAAGGTTTATATAGTTCTAATTTAGACTCGAATTCAAAATATTTAGTAAAAAAAATAAAAATTCTAAATGAAGATTCAGAATTCTTCGTTAACAGTCTTTTTAAAGATAGTCAAAACACCATTTGGATTGGTACAACAGGAGATGGACTTTATAAATACAATCCTATTTTAAATTCTTTTGGTCATTTTAAATATGATTTAAACGATAAAAATAGCATTAGTAGTAGTCAAATTAATGCAGTTTACCAAGATAGTTTTAATGTTATTTGGGTTGGTACTGCGCAAGGTGGAATTAATAAATTAGACCTTTTTCAAAAGCCATTTTACTCCTATACAAATAATCCTTCTAATAAACTTTCTATTGGCGACAATCTAATCACCTCGATATTAGAAGACAACAATGGTAAAATTTGGGTTTCTAGTTATAATAAAAAGTTATTTAGAAGTATTGATATAGTCAATGAAAATACTATTGACAACATTAAATTTGAAGATTTACAAGCTCAATTACCTATTAATAAAAATGATGTGATAAGGTCTATTTATCAAGATCAAAGAAATTATATATGGTTTGGTACTGACAAAAAAGTATTTGTTTACAATCCGATAAAAAAAGATTTTAAAGAAGTTCAGTTTTTATCAGAAAATGATAAATCACCATTGGTTTTGGTAAGAGAAATTGCTCAAATAAATGAAACAGATATTGTTTTATCTGGTAACAAAATTGTAGTTATTGAAAATCCTTGGAAAGAAATAAAGGAAAAAAGGAATCCGAAAATTCACGTAAAATCTACTTTAAAAATAGCTGCAAATAGAGTACAATGTTTCTTACAAGACAGTAACAATCAACTATGGTTTGGTACAGATTATGGCTTATTACAATGTAAATATGAAGAAGGAGAAGTTAAAGTAATAAGACAATATCAAGAAAATAAAACGGGGAGTAGTAAAATTAGTTACAATAGTGTTTTTTCTTTGCTAGAAGATGATCAAAAGAATATTTGGATTGGTACTTTTGGTGGTGGGTTAAATAAATTGACCTTAGACAATGATCATAATCCAATTAAAATAGATTATTTTAGAAAAAACGATGTCTTACCAGATGATGCTATTTATGGAATTTTACCTCAAGAAAACAGCAATAAATTATGGATAAGTACAGATATGGGCTTAGTTCGTTTTGACAAAGAAACAAACCAAGCAAATGTTTTTAATGTAAACGATGGTTTAATTCAAAATAATTTTAGACAATCTGCGTATGCCCAAGGTAAATCTGGTTTTATGTATTTTGGTGGGTTAAATGGTCTAACTATTTTTAATCCAAATAAAATATTTTTAAACAAACAACCTCCAAAAGTTTTAGTAACTTCTTTATCCATTAATAATAAACCTATAGAAATAGGTGAAAAATTAAATGATATCATCATTCTTAAAAACGCAATTTCAGAAACTGAAACGGTTACTGTTTGTAAAAGTCAGCGAATTATATCTTTTAATTTAGTTGCCGAACATACATCTGCACCAACTAAAAATAAATTAGCCTATAAATTAGATGGGTTTAATAAAGATTGGGTAGAAATAAATAAAGGAAAATCTACAATAACGTATACTAACCTAGCTGCAGGTACTTATCACTTAAAAGTAAAATCGGCTAATGGAGATGGTATCTGGAGCGCTTCAACAAAAACATTAACACTTGTTATTTTGCCACTTTGGTACCAAACTTGGTGGAGTTATACAATAATGATTATTTTGTTTTTAGCTGTTGGTGTTTGGATTGTTTTTTACTTTGTAAGTAATGAAAAACTAAAACAAAAATTGATTTATGAGCAATTAGACAAAGATAAAATGGAAGTTATAAACCAAGGTAAGTTTAAATATTTTACAAATTTATCTCACGAGTTTAGAACTCCATTAACATTAATTTCTGGTCCTTTAGACAGAGTTATCGAAAACAATATCAACCCAGAAAATACCCGTTTTTTAACGATTATTAAGAGGAATACACACAGACTTTTAAGTTTAATAGACCAATTAATAACATTTAGACAGGCAGAACAAGGTTTTTTAAATTTAAACTATACAAAATCCACTTTAGGTGATTTTTTATATCCAACAACAGAGGCTTTTGAAAATTATGCCTTAGAAAAAAATATTAATTTTTACTATAAAATTAGTTCGCCTAATGAAGAAATTGTTATAGATGTAGAAAAAGTTGAAAGAATACTTTTTAACCTACTCTCAAATTCATTTAAAAACACACCAGCACAAGGAACTATAAGCATTGATGCGTCAATTGTATTTGAAGAAAATAATAAAAGCATTAAAATTGATGTGGTAGATACAGGAAAAGGGATTCCCAAAGAAAACTTAGACAATATTTTTGAAAGGTTTTATCAATTAGGAAATCAAGAAGGTAATGTAAGTGGTGGTGGTGTTGGTTTGTCCTTTTGTAAATCTTTAATAGATTTATTTGAGGGCAGTATTTCAGTAAAAAGTATCCCAAAAAAGGAAACTCGTTTTACAGTTGTGATTCCATCTTCTAAAACAGAAGAGGTTCAGATAGAAGAAAGTAGTGTAAAAAAATCATTTATAAAAAATTGGGTGCCTTTACAATCTGAAAACTTAGAAGAAAATACTAGTAAAAAACAAAGTAAAAAGAAGCATAGTGTTTTAGTGGTAGAAAATGAACTAGACATTCAAAATTTCCTAGAAAGTGCACTTTCAAACACCTATAACATAACAATAGCAAACAATGGTGTTGAGGCATTAGAAGAAATCAAAAAAACAGAATTTAGCACCGTTATAAGTGATGTTATGATGCCAGAGATGGATGGTTTTGAACTGTGTAAAAGAATAAAAGAAAACACAAAAACTTGCCAATTACCTGTGCTTCTATTAACAGCTTTAGGTGATAATGCAGATTTAATTAAAGGGTTAGAGTTTGGTGCAGATGAATATATTAGCAAACCATTTTCTTTAAAACACTTAGAACTTCGTTTAAAAAAGTTAATTGAAAATAATCTTAAGATTAAAGATTATTTTTCAAAAAATAGTTTACCTCCAAAGGATAAAAAAGAATTAAATCTATCTAAAAGAGATTTAGAATTTTTAGAGAAAATTGCAGAAGTAATAGAGAAAAACTTATCTAATTCAACTTTTGGTGTAGAAGAGCTTTCTAAAGAAGCTGGTTTAAGTTCTGCACATTTCTATAGAAAACTAAAACAACTTACTGGGCAAGTACCCAATGTATATTTGCGTAACTTTAGATTACAAAGAGCTGCAGAATTATTAGCTAGTAATAGTGGTTTTAATGTTGCAGAAGTAATGTATCAAATTGGTATAGAGTCTAATTCTTATTTTTCTACATCTTTCAAAAAACTGCACGGTGTATCGCCTTCTGAATATTCAAAAAGAGCAAAATGA
- a CDS encoding 5'-nucleotidase, lipoprotein e(P4) family, which translates to MKKISFITLCVFTLLIGCKSQITKIKQENIKTIPNKEHTIQALLWQQNAAEYKALTYQAYNLAQFQLDKILAENDFLKPLAIVTDIDETVLDNSPYSGKQVELDENYSSSRWAEWVKKIKAKEIPGALSFFNYAKSKGVEVFYISNRSATQTKETIENLKLYDFPFADETHVMLKTSSSEKETRRNNVRKTHEIVLFLGDNLSDFSSVFENHSTAQRNKSVDSLKAFFGKKYIVFPNPIYGDWETKGILEGKYNWTNSQKDSIRRKKITSY; encoded by the coding sequence ATGAAAAAAATTTCTTTTATAACGCTATGTGTTTTTACATTATTAATTGGATGTAAATCTCAAATAACTAAAATTAAACAAGAAAACATAAAAACCATTCCTAATAAGGAACATACAATTCAAGCACTTTTATGGCAACAAAATGCCGCAGAATATAAAGCTTTAACTTATCAAGCATACAATTTAGCACAGTTTCAATTAGATAAAATTCTTGCTGAAAATGATTTTTTAAAACCTCTTGCAATTGTCACAGATATTGATGAAACTGTTTTAGATAACAGCCCTTACAGTGGCAAACAAGTTGAGTTAGATGAAAACTATTCTTCTTCAAGATGGGCAGAATGGGTAAAAAAGATTAAAGCAAAAGAAATACCAGGAGCTTTATCATTTTTTAATTATGCAAAAAGTAAAGGTGTAGAAGTGTTTTATATTTCAAATAGATCTGCAACTCAAACAAAAGAAACAATTGAAAACCTAAAATTATATGATTTCCCTTTTGCTGATGAAACTCATGTTATGCTAAAAACTAGCAGTAGCGAAAAAGAAACTAGAAGAAATAATGTAAGAAAAACGCATGAAATTGTGTTGTTTCTTGGTGATAATTTATCTGATTTTTCATCAGTATTTGAAAACCATTCTACAGCACAAAGAAATAAAAGTGTAGATAGTTTAAAAGCTTTTTTCGGAAAAAAATATATCGTTTTTCCGAATCCAATTTATGGAGATTGGGAAACAAAAGGTATTTTAGAAGGTAAATATAATTGGACAAATTCTCAAAAAGATTCTATTCGTCGTAAAAAAATTACTTCTTATTAA
- a CDS encoding KTSC domain-containing protein, whose amino-acid sequence MKRIKEYKKLFKIEGTIDLKELKKSYRNLVKEWHPDKFQEKAEKEEADIVSTQIIDGYHFLVSIAPETKEANLEEYKKTITEFQVADWHHKSMLLEVTFTDGNKYEYFGVSKILFGKFVNAKSMNNFGKRNIFNSFTYRKSMKASVAV is encoded by the coding sequence ATGAAGCGTATAAAAGAATACAAAAAATTATTTAAAATAGAAGGTACTATTGATTTAAAGGAATTAAAAAAATCCTACAGAAATTTAGTAAAAGAATGGCATCCAGATAAATTTCAAGAAAAAGCAGAAAAAGAAGAGGCAGATATTGTTAGTACTCAAATTATAGATGGTTATCATTTTTTGGTAAGTATTGCTCCTGAAACGAAAGAAGCAAATTTAGAAGAATATAAAAAAACAATTACAGAATTTCAAGTTGCAGATTGGCATCATAAAAGTATGTTGTTAGAAGTTACTTTTACTGATGGTAACAAATACGAATATTTTGGTGTTAGTAAAATACTTTTCGGAAAATTTGTAAATGCAAAATCAATGAATAATTTTGGTAAAAGAAATATTTTTAATTCTTTTACTTACAGAAAATCTATGAAAGCTTCTGTAGCAGTATAA
- a CDS encoding sigma-70 family RNA polymerase sigma factor, with protein MKTNISYYQNKNEFRLFVTKSFSNLINLKKEENKTSFNKLVLKILPEIRSYINERLNIAIEKGHFSKMKYKADDFIDQLFITVYDNIEEVENENDFYVWLFKKTDELLEDIVVEEEFNELFFKNIEDYSKLEWDEMQEEFSTDGGGDLLLIEELDDMSYNHNDYTLNHVFIENNEKKMAEKLDKELTDDKINEHIELVLHNMPVDMRIVFYLFTNQKLKVEEIAEIQKKTISEVEKLLNDAKKVLQVSLFNRYSN; from the coding sequence ATGAAAACGAACATTTCTTATTACCAAAACAAAAATGAGTTTCGATTATTTGTAACTAAGTCATTTTCTAATTTAATAAACCTTAAAAAAGAAGAGAATAAAACATCTTTTAATAAATTAGTTTTAAAAATATTACCAGAAATAAGAAGCTATATAAACGAAAGATTAAATATTGCAATTGAGAAAGGGCATTTTTCTAAAATGAAATACAAAGCAGATGATTTTATAGATCAACTTTTTATTACAGTATATGATAACATAGAAGAGGTAGAAAATGAAAATGACTTCTATGTATGGTTATTTAAAAAAACGGACGAATTGTTAGAAGACATAGTTGTTGAAGAAGAATTTAATGAGTTGTTTTTTAAAAATATCGAAGATTATTCTAAACTAGAATGGGATGAAATGCAAGAAGAATTTAGTACTGATGGAGGAGGAGATTTGCTACTAATTGAAGAGTTAGACGATATGTCTTATAATCATAATGATTACACTTTAAATCATGTTTTTATAGAAAACAACGAAAAAAAAATGGCAGAAAAATTAGATAAAGAATTAACAGATGATAAAATAAATGAACATATTGAGTTAGTATTACACAATATGCCTGTTGATATGCGTATCGTTTTCTATTTATTTACTAATCAAAAATTAAAAGTAGAAGAAATAGCAGAAATACAAAAGAAAACAATTTCTGAAGTTGAAAAACTTTTAAATGATGCAAAAAAAGTACTTCAAGTAAGTTTATTTAATAGATATTCTAATTAG
- a CDS encoding acyl-CoA dehydrogenase family protein: protein METTNKEILRGGQFLVVETKCEDIFTPEDFSEEQIMMKEAVKEFTEREIIANRDRFEAKDYKLTEEVMKKAGELGFLGVAVPEEYGGMGMGFVSTMITCEYISSGNGSLSTAFGAHTGIGTMPITLYGTEEQKQKYVSKLATGEWMGAYCLTEPGAGSDANSGKTTAELTADGKSYKINGQKMWISNAGFCNLMIVFARIENDKNITGFIVEYDAANPNGITLGEEEHKLGIRASSTRQVFYNDTIVPVENMLSIRGGGFKIAVNALNIGRIKLAAACLDSQRRVLDTALQYATERKQFKTPIADFGAIKSKLAEMAANTYAGESASYRAAKNIEDRIAMRIADGNTHQEAELKGVEEYAIECSILKVTVSEDVQACADEGIQIFGGMGFSEETPMEAAWRDARIARIYEGTNEINRMLTVGMLVKKAMKGHVDLLGPATAVADELMGIPSFDTPDYSELFAEEKEMIAKLKKVFLMVAGSAIQKYGPDLEAHQQLLMNAANILNEVYMAESAILRAEKNAKRFGETSQEGQIAMARLYLYNAVEIIAKNGKEGIISFAEGDEQRMLLMGLKRFTKYTNYPNVIELRNFIAEKLKAENKYCF from the coding sequence ATGGAAACAACAAATAAAGAAATCTTAAGAGGAGGACAATTCCTTGTAGTTGAAACAAAATGTGAAGATATATTTACTCCAGAAGATTTTTCTGAAGAGCAAATAATGATGAAAGAAGCAGTAAAAGAATTTACTGAACGAGAAATTATTGCAAATAGAGATCGTTTTGAAGCTAAAGATTACAAGCTTACAGAAGAGGTAATGAAAAAAGCTGGTGAACTTGGTTTTTTAGGCGTTGCTGTTCCTGAAGAATATGGAGGAATGGGAATGGGTTTCGTATCTACAATGATTACTTGCGAATATATTTCTAGTGGAAATGGGTCTTTAAGTACTGCTTTTGGTGCACATACAGGAATTGGAACAATGCCAATTACTTTATATGGTACAGAAGAGCAAAAACAAAAATACGTTTCTAAATTGGCTACTGGAGAATGGATGGGTGCTTATTGTTTAACAGAACCTGGTGCAGGATCTGATGCAAACTCAGGTAAAACTACTGCAGAATTAACTGCGGATGGAAAATCCTATAAAATTAACGGTCAAAAAATGTGGATTTCAAATGCAGGCTTCTGTAATTTGATGATCGTTTTTGCTCGTATAGAAAATGATAAAAATATTACTGGTTTTATTGTAGAATATGATGCTGCAAATCCAAACGGAATAACATTAGGTGAAGAAGAACACAAATTAGGAATTCGTGCAAGTTCTACACGTCAAGTATTTTACAATGATACAATTGTACCAGTAGAAAATATGTTATCTATTAGAGGTGGCGGATTTAAAATTGCTGTAAACGCTTTAAATATTGGACGTATTAAATTAGCTGCTGCTTGTTTAGACTCACAAAGAAGAGTTTTAGATACAGCTTTACAATATGCAACAGAACGTAAACAATTTAAAACTCCTATTGCAGATTTTGGTGCAATTAAATCTAAATTAGCAGAAATGGCAGCCAATACTTATGCTGGTGAATCTGCAAGTTATAGAGCTGCAAAAAATATTGAAGATAGAATTGCAATGAGAATTGCTGATGGAAACACGCATCAAGAAGCAGAATTAAAAGGTGTAGAAGAATATGCTATTGAATGTTCTATTTTAAAAGTTACAGTTTCTGAAGATGTACAAGCTTGTGCTGATGAAGGAATCCAAATTTTTGGAGGAATGGGCTTTTCTGAAGAAACACCTATGGAAGCTGCTTGGAGAGATGCTCGTATTGCTCGTATTTATGAAGGTACCAACGAAATTAACAGAATGCTTACTGTTGGTATGCTAGTTAAAAAAGCCATGAAAGGTCATGTTGATTTATTAGGTCCAGCAACGGCTGTAGCCGATGAGTTAATGGGAATTCCTTCTTTTGACACTCCAGATTATTCAGAATTATTTGCAGAAGAAAAAGAAATGATTGCCAAATTGAAAAAAGTTTTCTTAATGGTTGCTGGTTCTGCAATACAAAAATATGGACCAGATTTAGAAGCTCATCAACAATTATTAATGAATGCTGCAAATATTTTAAATGAAGTTTATATGGCAGAATCGGCAATTTTACGTGCAGAAAAAAATGCAAAACGTTTTGGAGAAACTTCTCAAGAAGGTCAAATTGCAATGGCAAGATTATATTTGTACAATGCAGTAGAAATTATTGCTAAAAACGGAAAAGAAGGAATTATTTCTTTTGCTGAAGGAGATGAACAAAGAATGTTACTAATGGGATTAAAACGTTTTACTAAATATACAAATTATCCTAATGTAATTGAATTAAGAAATTTTATTGCAGAAAAACTAAAAGCAGAAAATAAATACTGTTTTTAA